A window of Garra rufa chromosome 6, GarRuf1.0, whole genome shotgun sequence genomic DNA:
ATTGACTTGTAGTTATAAAAGCTGTAAACGTAAAACTTAGTTTTCCCCTCACAATTTCTGCTGTTTGACAGATTATGCATATTTCAGTTCAGATCTGTTTACTTGATCACTGTGCTTCAGATAAAATCAACTGAAACTGTGTCTGTAAATGCGTGAACCAAATTAGAGgaactaaataaatgaatgaactgGAAGCCGGagtacaaaatttacaaaatctaTTTTTATAACAACCATGACATTAAAATACAAGAAACCACttaaaatcaaaatacaaataaataattaccTGAATTAAGATGATATGTAAGAATCGCAGActgtttacttttttctttaactTTTACTGCTTAGCAACATACTGGGATGTTTGCTGAAATTGCCCAATTATAACAAACTTCAGCCCTACCTAAAAAATAACACCAACCACCACTGATAAATACTTCATCTGAAACCTTTCAGATCCTCCAGTGAATCCTGTGATCTCCATCAGTCCATCTGGTGAAAtagtggagggagattcagtgactctgatctgcagcagtgattcaaacccacctcCAGAAATCAGCTGGTTTAAAGGAGGAACATCTGTAGGATCTGGAAGAATCTACAGCATCTCAAACatcagctctgatcacagtggaGAATACAAGTGCAAATCCATCAATAAACATGGAGAGAAAGACTCTGATGCTGTGACTTTAAACGTCATGTGTGAGTTAATGATTCAGTAAATGTTATATTAAATATTCTAATGTAAAATGTATTGTGGTTGTTAatgatatacattttttttttttttttttttttaagatggaCCCAGGAACGTCTCAGTGTCCATAACTGGATCTGCTGAAATATTGGAAggtgattcagtgactctgatctgcagcagtgattcaaacccacctgctCTGAACTTCAGCTGGTTTAAGGAGAATCAAAGCTCATCTGTTGGatctggacagagtttcagtgcaCTACAGAGTGGACGCTTCTACTGTGAGGCTCACAATCAACATGGATCTCAGAGATCAGACGCTGTTACTGTCACAGGTGAAGCTTTTATTAACACACTCCTGTATCTTCACATCATTCATCAGTTTGTTAATTATGACGATCTTCCTCTTTCAGTTCATCATGGTGCTGGTATGAATGTGATTGTGATCACAGCGGCATCTGGAGGAGGATTATTCATCATTCTCATCATAATCATAATCATCCTGTTTAAAATGTGAGTTCTATAAAAAAACTGCTGTGATTATACATGTTCACCTTCGTCCTTGTTAAAAATGGCTCATATATGTTTATTATACTTTAAGAACAGCATTCATATGTTCTCTCTATACATTTGTTGATGTGATTATAACAGGAGCAAACAAAAGAATGTTAAAACTGAAGATCTCAATATGGAACCGGTAAATcattcaaacacaacacaacttTACAGAAAATTAATCAATCAGCCGTTATCCGATGTTATACTTGGTCTAAAAAGTAAAAAGACCTCCCGCTGTGTGAActcattttttcttatttattttcttGTCTTTCAGAATGATCTCTATTCAGATGCATCACAGAGGGCTTCAGTTCATGACGAGTCTCTTTCTGAAGCTGATACAGTCAATGACGTTCTGTATGCCAGTGTGAAACCCAGCAGATCCAGAGGAAAAACTCCTGAATCCACAGATACTGAGGAGATCCAGTATGCAACTGTCCAACATCAccgaaagaaagagaaaaacagaCCAGAAGACAATGAATGTCAGTATGACAATATAAGAGTTTATTCAAACTGATGCTGCTGTGAGGTGAGAAAATAATAACTTAACCAGCACTAACTTCACCAGCACAGATCGTCTAATCTGAGCTGTAACATCATTGatgtcttgtttgtttgttttttaggcaATCTGTCGAGTTTAGCCCCAATGGATCAGGAGCTTTAAAAGTTCATTATGTGGAGTCTCCTGGACAAATTACTCTAGGAAACATTAAAAAATCAGGagctttaaaaaaatgattttgacGATATGCTTGTCCAAGGAATTCAGAGAGACTATCACAAACAGATCAAGCAAAAGAAAAAAGACAGCCATCGCTGGTCGATTCCACAATCGACCGAAAACTCGAAGCATCAAACAATCCTATTTAAGTTAAGAGAAattatttgattaattaaaaagCAGGAGGACATAAATGAATAATGAAACTGCTGGAAGAATTGATTGCTTTGaataatttctatttttaattaaactCACTGGGGATTGATTTGGAAACATTGAGATTTTAAACTTCCTCTTTTTGCCTTCCTCTTATGAAATGACATGAAATGTAAGTGTAAATATAAGTGTACATGCTATTTTGTTTATCgcttatgagttattgttttaataaacCGAAACCATCTCAGATGGTGATTTGATTACACCTTTGATTAAAATAAGAGTCTGAGTGATTACTTTTCATAACATATTATCTAAACCTGAAATATTATCAAGTGGTCTGGATCTCACTGAGCAGACGAGGACACTGCTGAGAAATCCACTGAACAACAGCTGAGGCTGATTTCTTTGAAAATAAATAATCTTGCTGGGACTGGTCAAATGTGTTTTGGTTGGTTTGGAGGATTTTGAGCGATAAAGAAATTCAACAAATCTAATGTTCAAACTGTGGAAGATGCATCAGTGATCTACAGCAGCGTCAAATGAGTGATAGAGACCAGCGAACACAAAACCTGTGTTCAACTGCTTACTGAGTGATTGTTGGATAATTGTGTAataatttactaatttgttcgaACCGCAATCACTGTAAACATGTTGAATGGCGGTCATTGTGAGCTACACTGAAAAATATGTTCATTcatccaattaaaaaaaacaggtTAGTGGTTTACATCTATATTTTAAAACTTGAGCCAAAGAAAAATGACTTGCACTAAACATTATATGAAAACTATTTTATAAAACCTGGTACgaaagtatatttttattttgaagaaaGTCAATTAATTTTAATTCTATAGTTTTGATCTAAATAAAAAGATATAGATTTAATCAAAACAAAGATTCCCATTTGAGAATGaatattacaaattatttataattactacaactgacttccagtcacagccttagatgaaatcaactgaaataaaagacaTTAACCTCAGGTTTCACAGAcgaggcttaaacctagtcccagactgaactgcaagtctgagctgtttcaactaaaagaaaattgtactgactgatcttaaaatatatcagtgcctttgatTTGTCTCAAGATACACAccagtaatgtgttttttttttctaaggcacgtttagaaaaattacttaaatgtcttaattgaactacggcctaatcctggtttagtctaagccctgctGTAGCCCTAAATCTCAGCAAAGATGGATTAAACAACTCCAcacacagcattaccagcttcatgCATTACTAATCAGGGGTGTGTTCTCCAAATGCAACTTTGGTCACAAGTTCTGTCGTTTCCAACAGAGTTCAACGGACCTTGCAACCAGtgatgatgcttttgggaaacgcacccagtttgactttatttgtcaTACAGAAGTTCTTACTGAGAATTAGCAGAGGTTTATTTCCAACCCTGGTAAAACACACCTGAAGCAGCTAATTACTCTCTTATGTAGCACTTGATAagtacagacagctgtgttggagcagggctggaactaaagtcttcaggtaggtagatctccaggaacagggttgggcagcccAGGTCTAACATATTACAaacaaagtcaactttatttaaaatttataattGGAATGCTTTGTCTAATCCCAGACATTATCATGTGATTCACAGGACTGTTTTCATCTGATCTCAGGAATGTGCTGGTGGGTAAAACTGGATCAGGTAAGAGTTCACACACCCTCCTGGACAGAGAGTGTTTTAGCAAGGCTGTTTTACCAGAATCAGTTACTTAATGCTTGTTAGAGAGCGGATCATCTCAGTCATCAACACTGCAGGCCTGTTTGACACGACAATGACAAATCAGACATTAAAGAGTGAAATAGTGAGATGTGTTAAAATGTTTGTTCCTCATGTGTTTATGCTGGTCAATCAGACTGGTGTGAGATTCATAGAGGATGAGAAAAACACAGTGAAATGGATTCAGGAGAACTTTGGGGAAGCAGCTACTCAAAACACCATCATTCTGTTCACTCACGCTGATCGTCTGAGAGGGGAATCATTAGAGGAGTACATCAGAGAGAAGGTTTCTTCAATCAATGGTTGACGGCTGCGGTGGCAGATTTCACTCATTCAACAATCAGGACAGAGACGATCACATTCAGGTCACTGAACTGCTGGAGAAGATTGACAGCATTGCAGAGAGAAAAGAATGGAGGTACTACAgaaattaaaagtaaacaaaaaacatgcaatCCAGTAATATTaaacaatccagaaaaaaatttTAAATTCCAGAAAAACAGAAGTCTAATAAGAGTACAAATTGTATTCACTGGTATAATTATGAGAGGCTCCTTTTCTCTCCGTAAGCGGTCCCTGGCCccaaaaagtttgagaacccctGCTCTAATGGACCATCATCCTGTGTGAATCACACGATACAATAATGAAAGATGTCTGCTTACACAATCATGTTCTAAACATCTTcagtaaatgcatttaaattaacTTAAAGAAAAGCATCACTGTTTGTCTGTAGTTTTAGTTCAGTAATGTATTTCTCTTGTTAAGGGAGGGACACTGATATTTCTGCTGATGGACATTAAAACAGTGTTAACCACAAATAGTCCATCACTCTAGAGCTAGAAGTGCATGTGTCAAAACAGTCAGTCATTTGTTTGCTGTTGATCTGATGAGCTTCAACATGGTAAGACAAACACACTCGTACTTCAATGAAAATTGTTGGTCGTATAATATACATGCCTTAACGTGAGAAATGTGAAGAATATAGGGTGATGTATGGTAAATGATTATCATTGCTGATTAATGCTGTTTTATAGATATATTTGATGCTGATGTCGGTCAGAATGGCTCCTCGTCTTCCTCTGATCTTTCTGCTCATGATTCACGGTGAGTCTCTGTTACATTCACATTAGAAACACTCTGATGTTTTTATTGAAGGCCTCACAATGAGCGGCGGAGGAGCACTTTTTTGGTCCTGTACTTGCATATTTCCTTTTAAACAGGAAGTTTGGGTGAGATACGTCAAATGACTTTTAATAACTATTATAAATGTCCAATAGTCTTTTGTTATTTGCTAGTCAGTGTCAGGTGGTTTAGGAGGGATGTGCTCATTGTAGAGCATCTGAATATCAGTGTAACAATAGACTGTGAATATGTTTGGCTCTTGATCTCAGAAGTAAATATGTCAAATAGTTATTGTGTCAAA
This region includes:
- the LOC141336764 gene encoding B-cell receptor CD22-like, coding for MSVRMAPRLPLIFLLMIHRVSSAGDYSVSYSHSHICALKNSSVIMSCTYTYPAVHQIKKVFWTKTFERGKKSPDLFNDTEYSQRLQYLGDKQQNCTIRLSHVTQKDEHMYYFRFTTNKRDEIWIDNPGVNLTVTDLQVESPERVTEGDSVRLTCKSSCTLTDRATFIWYRNSQPLTERRDTNNQLLLQSVRREDAGRYSCALHGHTYISPDVHLNVTYPPVNPVISISPSGEIVEGDSVTLICSSDSNPPPEISWFKGGTSVGSGRIYSISNISSDHSGEYKCKSINKHGEKDSDAVTLNVMYGPRNVSVSITGSAEILEGDSVTLICSSDSNPPALNFSWFKENQSSSVGSGQSFSALQSGRFYCEAHNQHGSQRSDAVTVTVHHGAGMNVIVITAASGGGLFIILIIIIIILFKMSKQKNVKTEDLNMEPNDLYSDASQRASVHDESLSEADTVNDVLYASVKPSRSRGKTPESTDTEEIQYATVQHHRKKEKNRPEDNECNLSSLAPMDQEL